From a region of the Oryza sativa Japonica Group chromosome 6, ASM3414082v1 genome:
- the LOC4340779 gene encoding disease resistance protein RPM1-like: MLQDTLCLDSISSPPPLLRTLVLYGSLEEMPNWIEQLTHLKKIYLLRSKLKEGKTMLILGALPNLMVLDLYRKAYLGEKLVFKTGAFPNLRTLSIYDLDQLREIRFEDGSSPQLEKIEIRFCRLESGIIGIIHLPRLKEISLGYESKVAGLAQLEGEVRTHPNHPVLRMREDRSDHDLACDAEGSPVEVEATDPLPEQEGESSQVITLTSNNSEEISTAQAGFIK; encoded by the exons ATGCTGCAGGATACTTTGTGCCTAGATTCtatttcctctcctcctcccctactGAGGACACTCGTGTTGTATGGAAGTCTTGAAGAGATGCCTAACTGGATTGAGCAGCTCACTCACCTGAAGAAGATCTACTTATTGAGGAGCAAACTAAAGGAAGGTAAAACCATGCTGATACTTGGGGCATTGCCCAACCTCATGGTCCTTGATCTTTATCGGAAAGCTTACCTTGGGGAGAAGCTAGTATTCAAAACAGGAGCATTCCCAAATCTTAGAACACTTTCGATTTACGATTTGGATCAGCTAAGAGAGATTAGATTTGAGGACGGCAGCTCGCCCCAGTTGGAAAAGATAGAAATCAGATTCTGCAGGTTGGAATCAGGGATTATTGGTATTATCCACCTTCCAAGGCTCAAGGAGATTTCACTTGGATACGAAAGTAAAGTGGCTGGGCTTGCTCAGCTGGAGGGAGAAGTGCGCACACACCCAAATCACCCCGTGCTGCGAATGAGGGAGGACCGAAGTGATCACGACCTTGCTTGTGACGCCGAAGGATCCCCTGTTGAAGTGGAAGCAACGGATCCCCTCCCAGAGCAGGAGGGAGAGAGCTCGCAGGTGATCACGTTGACGTCGAACAACAG CGAAGAGATAAGCACAGCTCAAGCTGGTTTTATCAAGTGa
- the LOC107281202 gene encoding LOW QUALITY PROTEIN: disease resistance protein PIK6-NP-like (The sequence of the model RefSeq protein was modified relative to this genomic sequence to represent the inferred CDS: deleted 1 base in 1 codon): MAETVLSMARSLVGSAISKATSAAAHEASLLLGVQKDIWYIKDELKTMQAFLRAAEVMKKKDELLKVWAEQIRDLSYDIEDALTNSRSILRAKICFIRW; encoded by the exons ATGGCGGAGACGGTGCTGAGCATGGCGAGGTCGCTGGTGGGCAGTGCCATCAGCAAGGCCACCTCTGCGGCGGCCCATGAGGCGAGCCTCCTACTCGGCGTCCAGAAGGACATCTG GTATATCAAAGATGAGCTGAAAACAATGCAAGCGTTCCTACGAGCTGCTGAAGTTATGAAGAAGAAAGATGAGCTCTTAAAGGTTTGGGCAGAACAGATACGTGACTTGTCCTATGACATTGAAGAT GCCTTGACGAATTCAAGGTCCATATTGAGAGCCAAAATCTGTTTTATCAGATGGTGA